Part of the bacterium genome is shown below.
GGCGGGTGCCGCATACTTCGGGAACTCGCCGTGGGCGCGGCCCACAAACAGGTAGATCACCGCTCCGACGCCGCTGGTCAGCACCAGCACCAGCAGCCACTTCCACTTGTCTTCGGGCAAGTCGAAGTCGCGCGCCAGGCAGTCGAGCAACGCCACGACCCACGTGATGAGGAAGGCCCCGAACACCAGCGCACCCATGACCTGTGAGACAGGGCCTGCCGAAGACATGTCCGCTGGCATCGCTGCACCCTCTCGGAGGACGACGTCATGGTATCATACCGCGGACGGTGGACAACGGCAAGGGCCACTGCTGGGCTAGCCAGCGCTACGGGTGCATGGTGCGGCTGTTGGTCGGCTGCAGCCAGAATGGGGACGGAGCCTTCGCCCCGGTACCTGAGGACCGCGTGGTGGCGGTGCAGGGCGAGTGGGCCCCGGAGAGCTGAGGGCGACGCCCGTCACTGCGCCGGGGTGAGCAGCGGCGCCAGCGCCTTTGCGTACGCCGCCGCGATGACCGCATAGCCTGCCGCGTTGGGATGGACGCCATCGCGCAGGCCGCTGTTCTCGGGGTTGCGGATCTGCGTGGCCGGGTCGAGACCGGACAAGTCTACCAGCGGCGACCTGGTGGTCCTCGCCACTTCGCCGATGACTGCGCCGTAGCGCTCCAGCACCGGCTTGAGCCCCTCGGGGTACCACTCACGGGGGTGCCGGTCGAAGTAGTACTCGTCGAGCACCGGCGTCACCGAGGCCAGCAGCGTCTGCGCGCCGGTGGCCTGCACGCGCCCGACCAACTCCGTCAGCTTCTCGCGGAACTGCTCCAGCGGCACGCGCGGCTGATCGGTCGCGACCATCACCGAGTCGTTCATCCCGAAGCCGATGAGCACGAAGCGCGGCTGGAGGGCGAGGACGTCCTTGTCCAACCGCGCCAGCCCGGCCAGCACGGTGTTGCCGCC
Proteins encoded:
- a CDS encoding PLD nuclease N-terminal domain-containing protein; the encoded protein is MSSAGPVSQVMGALVFGAFLITWVVALLDCLARDFDLPEDKWKWLLVLVLTSGVGAVIYLFVGRAHGEFPKYAAPAEEPPIVPSSKPFP
- a CDS encoding GDSL-type esterase/lipase family protein → MRKALLLATLLSAAVPALAERPVIVAFGDSITLGPGMQPADTYPAQLEALLVARLGEAAPRVVNAGVGGNTVLAGLARLDKDVLALQPRFVLIGFGMNDSVMVATDQPRVPLEQFREKLTELVGRVQATGAQTLLASVTPVLDEYYFDRHPREWYPEGLKPVLERYGAVIGEVARTTRSPLVDLSGLDPATQIRNPENSGLRDGVHPNAAGYAVIAAAYAKALAPLLTPAQ